A stretch of Calditrichia bacterium DNA encodes these proteins:
- a CDS encoding TonB-dependent receptor, translating to MYRTLLKIAKRIIQQVRFFGIAGLLGCSGSVLAQPAVDSLHVFKSDTVRIIGSAPLLSEMDLPTDISRIHLSKTPQDAGLSEVLSHQNGLFLKSYGGNEATQTISMRGLGAEHTLILLDGVPLGNAQLGVLSLGNYNLTGFSEIDIYRGGNSSLFGSGAVGGVVNIRMAPPQQDLQYQLTTGVGAYGQKSVSASLGVPTGKLRHSFGYQKNDSENQYAFLLDSQNFNRRNSDFSKTQLDYAGWLPLGRKQMLTWQALHINNEHGAPNAITAGEGFQGRARFVDEQLLLRLKWDARFSGNSRISAQLYRRKDWQQFNDPDLVINGDPLNSRHVNEEWGGTLQFRHKISAAWQAFAGLEASSATATSSDLDESPERQRVAGFALIEWLKPFNSRWMLSAQGTVRGEYFSDFGSVALPKIGTKLHYRNWYGFASVGKNFRAPTFNDLYWQPGGNPDLQPESSVSSEIGIAGEVRWHGKWQPKVNYYHTTLDQMIRWVSAANNIWQPQNLDNVRSRGIETSLNFTTPTEWLNASFHYKYGLSELTGTAAANSQLVGNRLPYLPSTEISGMVQLQFANVQLGSDWQFASFRFTTLSNLPAQVLPSYQLLNVFASYNMPLGTYKFTLFGKLDNLLREEFQLIKGYPIPLQQWKIGLKIAYK from the coding sequence CTGCTCGGTTGCTCCGGTTCTGTGCTGGCACAACCGGCTGTCGATTCGCTGCATGTGTTCAAATCGGATACGGTGAGAATTATCGGCAGCGCGCCGTTGCTCTCCGAAATGGATTTACCGACTGATATATCACGCATCCACCTCTCGAAAACGCCCCAAGATGCCGGGCTATCCGAAGTTCTGTCTCACCAAAACGGATTATTTCTGAAAAGCTACGGTGGCAATGAAGCCACCCAAACCATCAGCATGCGCGGACTTGGCGCAGAGCATACCCTCATTTTGCTGGATGGTGTGCCACTAGGTAACGCCCAGTTGGGTGTGTTGAGTTTGGGCAATTACAATTTGACCGGTTTCTCCGAAATCGATATTTATCGAGGCGGCAATTCCAGCCTGTTCGGGAGTGGCGCGGTTGGCGGTGTGGTGAATATCCGGATGGCGCCGCCGCAGCAGGATTTGCAATATCAACTGACTACCGGCGTCGGTGCGTATGGGCAAAAATCTGTATCGGCGAGCCTCGGGGTGCCGACAGGTAAATTGCGGCATTCTTTCGGATATCAAAAAAACGACAGCGAAAACCAATACGCCTTTTTGCTCGATTCCCAAAATTTCAATCGACGAAACAGCGATTTTTCGAAAACCCAGCTGGATTACGCCGGATGGCTGCCGTTGGGCAGAAAACAGATGTTGACCTGGCAGGCGCTTCACATCAACAATGAACATGGCGCACCAAATGCCATTACCGCTGGAGAAGGATTTCAGGGGCGCGCCCGGTTTGTTGATGAGCAATTGCTGCTGCGATTAAAATGGGATGCCAGATTTTCGGGAAATAGCCGGATCAGCGCGCAATTGTATCGTCGAAAAGATTGGCAGCAATTCAACGATCCGGATCTGGTGATCAACGGTGATCCGCTGAACAGCCGCCACGTGAACGAAGAATGGGGCGGAACCCTGCAATTCCGCCATAAAATATCAGCGGCATGGCAGGCGTTTGCAGGGTTAGAAGCTAGCAGCGCAACTGCGACGAGCAGCGATCTCGATGAATCGCCGGAGCGCCAAAGGGTAGCCGGATTTGCGCTGATCGAATGGCTGAAACCGTTCAACTCGCGCTGGATGTTGTCTGCGCAGGGCACTGTTCGCGGCGAATATTTTTCAGATTTTGGTTCAGTGGCGCTGCCAAAAATAGGCACGAAACTGCATTACCGGAATTGGTACGGATTTGCATCCGTCGGGAAAAATTTTCGAGCGCCAACCTTCAACGATTTGTATTGGCAGCCTGGTGGCAACCCGGATTTGCAGCCGGAATCCTCTGTTTCCTCGGAAATTGGTATTGCGGGTGAGGTGCGCTGGCACGGAAAATGGCAGCCAAAAGTGAATTATTATCACACCACTTTGGATCAAATGATACGCTGGGTTTCCGCTGCGAACAACATTTGGCAGCCGCAAAATCTGGATAATGTGCGTTCTCGCGGCATCGAAACCAGCCTGAATTTCACAACTCCGACTGAGTGGCTAAATGCAAGTTTTCATTACAAATACGGGCTTTCCGAACTGACCGGAACCGCAGCTGCAAACAGCCAATTGGTTGGCAATCGCTTGCCTTATCTGCCATCCACCGAAATCAGCGGTATGGTACAACTGCAGTTCGCAAATGTGCAACTGGGCAGCGACTGGCAGTTTGCCAGTTTCCGATTCACAACGCTGTCCAATTTGCCTGCGCAAGTGCTGCCATCGTATCAATTGCTGAATGTATTTGCGAGTTACAACATGCCGCTTGGCACATATAAATTTACACTTTTCGGGAAGCTGGACAATCTGCTGCGCGAGGAATTTCAGCTAATCAAAGGGTATCCCATTCCACTGCAGCAATGGAAAATCGGATTGAAAATCGCATATAAATAA